A portion of the Flavobacteriales bacterium genome contains these proteins:
- a CDS encoding multicopper oxidase domain-containing protein, with protein MAFIIDNSITSKDPIVQLPTSNPKYALEDRGDVYRERTKRLGGKGGSGGKWTINDSVMKMKVLNDTILVNKMEEWTIENLTNQAHPFHIHKVQFQVVEYHGKLGLGDDIIDYNSDFDTEIPEELIGFKDVQLVRGYATMKFIARFDSFPYTDISPSNGFMYHCHILTHEDQSMMAQFTVVDADTYFKFFTAIPEEIEMGGFTLYPNPATGVITITGSMEGNGTLYFRDLLGRT; from the coding sequence ATGGCATTTATTATCGATAATTCCATAACTTCTAAAGACCCGATTGTTCAATTGCCAACTTCTAATCCTAAATATGCCCTTGAAGATAGAGGCGATGTATATAGGGAAAGAACTAAACGATTAGGTGGCAAAGGTGGTAGTGGGGGTAAATGGACCATCAATGACAGTGTCATGAAAATGAAGGTTTTAAACGATACTATTTTAGTAAATAAAATGGAAGAGTGGACGATAGAAAACCTTACAAACCAAGCACATCCATTTCATATTCATAAAGTGCAATTTCAAGTTGTAGAATATCATGGTAAGCTCGGACTAGGGGATGACATTATCGACTATAATTCAGATTTTGATACCGAAATCCCTGAGGAACTGATTGGATTTAAAGATGTTCAATTGGTTAGAGGGTATGCAACAATGAAGTTTATTGCTAGGTTTGATAGTTTTCCATACACTGATATCTCACCCTCGAATGGCTTTATGTACCATTGTCATATTTTAACACATGAAGATCAAAGTATGATGGCCCAATTTACAGTTGTAGATGCTGATACTTATTTCAAGTTTTTTACGGCGATACCAGAGGAGATAGAAATGGGCGGATTTACATTGTATCCCAATCCTGCAACAGGTGTAATTACCATTACAGGTAGTATGGAGGGTAACGGAACGTTGTACTTTAGAGATTTGTTGGGAAGAACATAA
- a CDS encoding multicopper oxidase domain-containing protein, which yields MSYLGPTLRWQKDSTVNMNITNTFATDSTTVHWHGIYYR from the coding sequence ATGTCTTATTTAGGGCCAACCCTTCGATGGCAAAAAGATTCAACTGTGAACATGAATATTACAAATACGTTTGCAACTGATTCAACCACTGTACACTGGCATGGCATTTATTATCGATAA